The Aestuariibius sp. HNIBRBA575 nucleotide sequence AAGTTTTCTTCGCAGGTCAGATACGTGTTCCAAAGGGTGCGCCCGGACCCGCAATTGTTCATGGTGCCTTTGACTGTCATGCCATCAGGGTCTGCATTGGTTTGCACCAGTGCGTGACCGGCCAAAGGACCTGCCAGCACCATTTCGGTTTCGTGGGTGATGCGGCGGTTCAGCGGGCTGTCGACAACCACTTGATAACCGGCTTCGCCACGGGCGATTTCCATGACGGTCACACCTTGCAGGTTTTTCAGCAGTTTCACTTCGTCTGCGTTTTGCGGCGTACCCTCAGAGCTGTCGGGCAGGTTGATCTTTGGGTTCACATATTCGGAGTTCACCGTGATGACTTCTTTGCCATCGACGTTGAACAATTCCATGCCGTCTGTGTTTTCGCCAAAGACTTTGTCTGACATGTCCACGGAAACACCGGTTTCTGCGGAATAGGCGCCGTTGGCTTCGGACCACAGGGCATCGCCCCAGCGCACCAGAACGTTATGGGCATAGCCCGCTGGCACATGCACATCAAAATCGGTGGCGATATCTACGGGTTCAAACGCGAATTTCTGATGACCGGCCGCTTGTGCCAATGTTGTGGTTGAAAACAGACCCGTGCCAAACACGGCTGCACCTGACCCAAACGCCAATGCGCCGCCCAAAAAACCGCGACGGGAAATGGCTTTTTCTACAACGGCGTCAAACTGGTTGTTATTTGAACGTGGGTCACGATGTTCGTCGAAATCGTCCCAGGACAGATCGATCAAAGTCTTGTCAGACATGGGGGGTACTTCCTTAAAGCTGGCAAATGCTAACGGTGGCCCGCCTTTGTGGCGGGTGTGCTGAGCAACCGAAATTGCTCAGGCGGTTTTGCCAATCCTTCGTAACGATTCTGCAAAGGAGTTAAGAAAGTATTACGACAGTCTGGGGTGGTCTGCGCCCTTAGCTTTCGCTCAGGGCGACCTTCATGTCTTTGACTTCATAGGCCAATTCGCCGTCCACCTCGACGATGCCATCGGCCACGCCCATGGTCAGACGACGGGTTTGCACCGCTTTGGTAAAGTCGATTTTATAGGTCAGCAATTTCGCATCTGGGCGTACCATTGCCTTTAGCTTGATCTCTCCGACACCCAAGGCATAGCCGCGTCCCGTCCAGCCGCGCCAGCCCAGGTTAAACCCGGTCAGCTGCCACAATCCATCCAGTCCCAGACAGCCGGGCATGATTGGATTTCCCGGAAAATGGCAGTCGAAAAACCACAGGTCCGGCTTGATATCAAACTCAGCCAGAACATGGCCTTTGCCATGTGCGCCGCCATCCTCGGAAATGTCTGTGATGCGATCCATCATCAACATCGGCGGCTCTGGCAGCTGGGCATTGCCTGGGCCAAAAAGCTCGCCGCGGGCGCATTTCAAGAGGTCGTCGCGGTCAAAACTGCTTGGGAAGTTGGCCATGGGCATTGGGTCCTTTTATCTCGGTTGCTTCATCCCCTCTATCACTCGGGGTGCTGCAAGGGCAAGTGCGCCACGATTGCGGATAAAGGGTAAGAATTGTTTAGAATTGCCGCGCAATTGGCCCGACTTGGTGACCCCAAAACCGTGTCATTTTCTATTCATTTGAATTCTGGCCCAAAACCGCTGTAAAGTGGCGCGACATTTTATAGGGCAGACCATGAACACAGATGCAACCACCAGAGGAGGCGCTTGGCTTAATCAGGCCGGTGTTCGTCCCACGCGCCAGCGTGTGGCGCTTGCAGCGTTGCTTGTGGGGGATGGAAATGACCGTCACGTCACCGCCGAAAGCCTGTATGATGCGGCCTCTGAAACCGAAGAAAAGGTATCTTTGGCAACGGTTTATAACACGTTGCGTGCGTTCTGTGATGCCGGTTTGCTGCGTGAAATCGTTGTCGATGGGTCGCGCAGCTATTTTGACACCAACATGTCCGATCACCCGCATTTCTATTGGGAAGACGAGGCACGTCTAACCGATGCACCGGCCGCCGAGTTAAAGATCGCGCAGCTGCCAGATGCCCCTGATGGCATGGAAATCGCCAAGGTTGACGTGGTGATCCGGCTTAGAAAAACCTGAATACACAAAGGTTTATGGGGCGTTAATGCCCTGTTTACTAAGTTTGCCCAAGCTGAGCTTATGTCACGCTCGCTCACGACCTCATCCCAGATGCCATCCCGGCATAAGGTCCCTGGGGGGACCTATTTCTTTACGCTCAGGCTGCGCGATCCACATGCGACTTTGTTGGTTGATCATGTGGATATATTGCGGTCAGCCGTGTCATTGGCCCGCAAAAGGTGGGCCTTTGAGATTGATACCGCGATGATCCTGCCAAATCGGATGCATATGATCTGGCATTTGCCGGATCAGGATGCGGATTACGCCAAACGCTGGCGGCTGATCAAATCTGCGTTTTCCAGAAACCTGCCTGATTCTGTGACGCCTCAATCCGAGGGGCGCGCAAATGCGATCTGGCAGCGGAGATTTTGGGAACATCTGATCCAGGACGAAGGCGATTTGGCATTGCATCGCCATCTGGCCATCACCGCGCCTATTTCCGCAGGGCTGGCAAAACGTGCAGGCGACTGGCCGTTTTCATCCCTTTATCGGCGAAACCGATCCCAATCCGCCCAACGCGCTGCGCGATCCGATAGGGATCATCTGAAACCCGGCTTTAGACCTGTATCAGAGGTGATTCTGGACACGGCAGACCTGCATTAATTGCGGATCAGAACCATTGCCCCGGTTCCATCAGACCCAAATCCAGCAATTGTTGGGAATGCCAGGAAAATGGCGCTGAATTGTGCCAGTGAAAGGATTGAATTTCAAAGGTGCTGCCCGGGTTACGTTTCAGCGCTTTGGCCGTGCGGAACGAACAAATGGCCACCGTTAAATTGTGGTGCCATGGGCAGGAATAGGTGTTGTATTCCGGCTCGTTAAAGGTGTGATCTTCGTTCAGGCGCAACCCGTCTTGGGCGCGAAACAGCGCGATCCGATCAATACGGCGGCGCGGTTTTGGAATATGCTCTTCGAACCGCCAACGCAGGCCGCCAAAGAAATCCAACTGACGGTCCAACGCGTTGTTTTGTGAATCCATACGTGCCAGCGAATAATAGCCGGATTTGTCCAAATACGCGTCTTGGATTGATACCGCATTGGGATTTTCATCCAGATTTCCGGCATAAAGATCAACAACATAGGTCAGAATCGAAAAACGCCGCTCTTCGGTGCTAAAGGCCACCATTTCACCGACTGTGCGATGTTCTGAGAACGGGAAAAACAGGTATTCGGTGTTGTAACAATAATAAAGCCAAACCTTGGGCGCCATATCGATGACCGTGTTGACGACATCCGTCAGGGCATTGTCGGCCAGCATATCATGGTCGACACGGATCACTTTGGCCTCTAACGCGGGATCAATTGTGTGGCGGGGCGCGGAAAACACGATGATCTGGGCAAAGCCACATTCCAAATGATGGCGGATGGTGCTGTCAATCTCAACGTCATCCTCAATCAGGATCAGTCCGACGGGTCCCTTAGACACGCTGGATTTGCCCTGCATTTTGAACGTGTTCAGACTGTTATACCGCATCTTGTTCTTGCCCTTTGCCACATCACGTCAGCTTGGCGCAAAGTCGGTTAATTCTGCGTGCATTGCAAGAGAGCCAAGCAAGGGCTAGATACCCATCGACCGTGAACCCAAGGAATCCTCATGTCCGCGCCAAAGAAGCTTTATATCAAAACCTATGGCTGTCAGATGAATGTCTATGACAGTGAACGTATGGCAGAAACGCTGGGCGGTAAGGGCTACGAAGAGGTCAAATCGCCGGATGAGGCGGATATGATACTGCTCAATACCTGCCATATTCGCGAAAAAGCAGCTGAGAAGATTTATTCCGAACTGGGACGGTACAAAGGTCTAAAGGCCGCCAATCCTGATCTGAAAATCGGGGTTGCGGGCTGTGTTGCGCAGGCCGAGGGCGAGGAAATCATGAAACGCCAGCCCATGGTCGATCTGGTTGTGGGGCCGCAAAGCTATCACCGCCTGCCCGCCATGGAAGAGGCCGTGAGTAAAGGCCAAAAGGCGCTGGATACGGATTTTCCTGAGGAAGATAAGTTCGAAGCGATGAAATCCCGCCCCAAGGCCAAGCGCGGCCCAACGGCGTTTTTGACCGTACAAGAAGGCTGCGATAAATTCTGCGCCTTCTGTGTGGTGCCCTATACGCGCGGCGCCGAAGTCAGCCGCCCGGCGGATCGCATCATGACCGAGGCGCGCAATCTGGTAGAGGTGGGCGTCGCGGAAATCACCCTGCTGGGCCAGAATGTGAACGCTTATAATGGGCACGAAAACGGGTTGGCGGGTATGATCCGCGATCTGGCTAAAATCGACGGTCTGGAACGGATCCGGTTCACGACAAGCCACCCCAACGACATGGATGACGCCCTGATTGCCGCCCATGGGGATTGCGAAAAACTGATGCCGTATCTGCATTTGCCGGTGCAATCGGGCAGCGACCGCATTCTGAAGGCGATGAACCGCAAACACACCGCTGAGGAATATCTGCGACTGATCGAACGCATTCGCGCGGTGCGCCCTGATTTGCACCTGTCGGGTGATTTCATCGTCGGCTTTCCCGGCGAAACCGATCAGGATTTCGAAGACACATTGGCGATCACCCGCGAAGCGGCCTATGGCACGGCGTTTTCGTTCAAATATTCCCCGCGCCCCGGAACCCCGGCCGCAGAGAAAACAGCGTTGATGGTGGACCCGGATGTGGCATCGGAACGTCTGGCGCGGTTGCAGCAACAGATCGTGCAACAGCAACGTGACCTACAAGATGCGATGGTTGGCCGCGATGTGCATGTTTTATTCGAAAAAGAAGGCCGTTTGCCCGGGCAGATGGTTGGTAAATCCGAATATCTGCACGCGGTGCATGTGGATGGGCCGCTTGAATTGCGCGGAAAAATCGCCAAGGTAAGAATCGTTAGCAGCAGCTCAAATTCTCTGGCCGGGCAATTGATCGCCACATAAAGGCCCGAAAATATGGCTCATTTTCGTTAACCTGCGAAACAATCCATGGAAATCACTATGGATTGTTTGCCGTTGATCCACAATATGTGGTCAAAACCCCTTTTAAATTGGCACAATTCGTCTAAAACTGGCAAGATATAGCATCGCTGGCGCGTTTGGACGCCGGCACGGGATGATATTTGTAAGGAAAGCGGTGGCGAACATGATTAATAATGCAGCACGCACCGCGCTGGGGGGCCTGATGGCAGCGGTTCTGGGACTTTCGGTCCTGGGCGATGCGGCAAATGCCCAACAGCGCACTGTAAACGGTGAGCGGTACGAACCAACTGTCTGGATCGATCCAGATGGCTGTGAACATTGGGCGATGGATGACGGCGCCGAGGGTTTCATGACCCCGCACCGGAACCGCGATGGATCCCCGGTATGCCGACGCAGCGAAATCTGTGGTGTGATCCCAACAGATCAGCTGTTTGTAACGGATGAACACTGGATTTCGGATGCCAACAAAAACCGGCTGATGGATTTCTTTAATCAAACCAATGCGTTTGGTTACATCATCTACGGGCACACAGATTCACGTGCTTCGGATGAATACAACATGGCATTGTCCGATCGCCGCGCCAATATGGTGGCATCTGTTGCATCCCAAACGGGTGCACGCATCGTCGACGTGAAAGGTTTTGGCGAACGCCAGCCGCGCGCAACCAACGGCACAGCCGAAGGTATGCAGCAGAACCGTCGCGTTGAAATCTATTGCCTGCGCTAAGGAGACGACCCATGAAAACGATCAAAATTCTCTGCCTCGTCTCTGTTGGGTTCGCCTTGTCCGCCTGTGAAGGTGGCGAAGGTATCCGTCGCATCGGGCCTGACAAATCTGTTGATGGCGGCATCAACGCCCACCATTTGTCGACTTTGGTTGCCGGTGTTTGGGTTGATCCAAATGGTTGTGATCACTGGATCATCGACGATGGCGTCGAAGGTTACCTGTCAGAACGCCTGCAACCCGATGGGACCCCGGTTTGTTCCGGTGTTGCAGAACCCAACACAGCCGTTGGCCCGTTCAAAGACGGCACACCGATTGCTGACGTTCTGTAAACGTTAAGAAAATCCTGACAATCTAAGGCCGCAGCCCCCACGCTGCGGCCTTTTTCGTCTCAATTGCGTGACAATCGCATACGACATCTTGCGGTTAGGCCAACAAGTTGCCACCATACCTTTAGGCACAAGACTCAGGAGATCTGATTGGCCCCAAATACCACGCCCCAAGACGCCCCGATGGATGACACAGAAACGCGGACTGAACTTCGCTCTGAAATTCGGATCGAGTTTCCCGATAACTTCTTATTGATTGAC carries:
- a CDS encoding transposase: MSRSLTTSSQMPSRHKVPGGTYFFTLRLRDPHATLLVDHVDILRSAVSLARKRWAFEIDTAMILPNRMHMIWHLPDQDADYAKRWRLIKSAFSRNLPDSVTPQSEGRANAIWQRRFWEHLIQDEGDLALHRHLAITAPISAGLAKRAGDWPFSSLYRRNRSQSAQRAARSDRDHLKPGFRPVSEVILDTADLH
- the fabA gene encoding bifunctional 3-hydroxydecanoyl-ACP dehydratase/trans-2-decenoyl-ACP isomerase, translating into MANFPSSFDRDDLLKCARGELFGPGNAQLPEPPMLMMDRITDISEDGGAHGKGHVLAEFDIKPDLWFFDCHFPGNPIMPGCLGLDGLWQLTGFNLGWRGWTGRGYALGVGEIKLKAMVRPDAKLLTYKIDFTKAVQTRRLTMGVADGIVEVDGELAYEVKDMKVALSES
- a CDS encoding OmpA family protein translates to MINNAARTALGGLMAAVLGLSVLGDAANAQQRTVNGERYEPTVWIDPDGCEHWAMDDGAEGFMTPHRNRDGSPVCRRSEICGVIPTDQLFVTDEHWISDANKNRLMDFFNQTNAFGYIIYGHTDSRASDEYNMALSDRRANMVASVASQTGARIVDVKGFGERQPRATNGTAEGMQQNRRVEIYCLR
- the irr gene encoding Fur family transcriptional regulator Irr gives rise to the protein MNTDATTRGGAWLNQAGVRPTRQRVALAALLVGDGNDRHVTAESLYDAASETEEKVSLATVYNTLRAFCDAGLLREIVVDGSRSYFDTNMSDHPHFYWEDEARLTDAPAAELKIAQLPDAPDGMEIAKVDVVIRLRKT
- the miaB gene encoding tRNA (N6-isopentenyl adenosine(37)-C2)-methylthiotransferase MiaB produces the protein MSAPKKLYIKTYGCQMNVYDSERMAETLGGKGYEEVKSPDEADMILLNTCHIREKAAEKIYSELGRYKGLKAANPDLKIGVAGCVAQAEGEEIMKRQPMVDLVVGPQSYHRLPAMEEAVSKGQKALDTDFPEEDKFEAMKSRPKAKRGPTAFLTVQEGCDKFCAFCVVPYTRGAEVSRPADRIMTEARNLVEVGVAEITLLGQNVNAYNGHENGLAGMIRDLAKIDGLERIRFTTSHPNDMDDALIAAHGDCEKLMPYLHLPVQSGSDRILKAMNRKHTAEEYLRLIERIRAVRPDLHLSGDFIVGFPGETDQDFEDTLAITREAAYGTAFSFKYSPRPGTPAAEKTALMVDPDVASERLARLQQQIVQQQRDLQDAMVGRDVHVLFEKEGRLPGQMVGKSEYLHAVHVDGPLELRGKIAKVRIVSSSSNSLAGQLIAT